The following are encoded together in the Acidovorax sp. KKS102 genome:
- a CDS encoding serine hydrolase: protein MRSLHRHLTPSFTAVALACTLLGFAPASQAQAPQLPPPDATNPVTLQLMQGFPPAPDKIVRLANILKYPNVRWAAQHLRELGPTATIWRGAAAPSALPAAPRALPDTLAFADDKGAPTTLADWQKATYTDALLVLHRGRVVYERYHIGMQPQQPHVLWSMSKSLVGLLVTELIQEGAIDAGARIVRYLPELANSAWADATVQQTLDMTTSVKYAEDFADPTSGVFQYLAAAGLQPARPGSNGAKSMVEHLPTVQKDGEHGTAFAYKSVDTEVLGWLLQRVTGKSYATLLSERIWSKLGTQEDAYVFADANGGQSTSVGVNATLRDLGRLGEMLRSNGRFNGQQIVSPATIAELRKGADPAQFSKAPGTAMRAGYSYHNQWWIPHDADGTFEAKGLMGQHIHINPAAELVVVKFSTHPVPNTAFTHALDRQAFAALAKAVR from the coding sequence ATGCGCTCTCTTCATCGCCACCTCACCCCTTCCTTTACCGCCGTCGCCCTGGCTTGTACCCTGCTGGGGTTTGCGCCTGCCAGCCAGGCCCAGGCCCCCCAGCTGCCGCCGCCAGACGCCACCAACCCCGTGACCCTGCAGCTGATGCAGGGCTTCCCTCCGGCGCCCGACAAGATCGTGCGCCTGGCCAACATCCTCAAGTACCCCAACGTGCGCTGGGCCGCGCAGCACCTGCGCGAACTGGGGCCCACGGCCACCATCTGGCGGGGTGCCGCCGCGCCCAGCGCACTGCCCGCCGCGCCGCGCGCCTTGCCCGACACCCTGGCGTTTGCTGACGACAAAGGCGCGCCCACCACGCTGGCCGACTGGCAGAAGGCCACCTACACCGACGCCCTGCTGGTGCTGCACCGGGGCCGTGTGGTGTACGAGCGCTATCACATCGGCATGCAGCCGCAGCAACCGCATGTGCTGTGGTCCATGAGCAAATCGCTGGTGGGGCTGCTGGTGACGGAGCTCATCCAGGAAGGCGCCATCGACGCCGGTGCGCGCATCGTGCGTTACCTGCCCGAACTGGCCAACAGCGCCTGGGCCGATGCCACCGTGCAGCAGACCCTGGACATGACCACCAGCGTCAAATACGCCGAAGACTTTGCGGACCCCACCTCCGGTGTCTTTCAGTACCTGGCCGCTGCGGGCCTGCAGCCTGCGCGCCCCGGCAGCAATGGGGCCAAGAGCATGGTCGAGCATCTGCCCACCGTGCAGAAGGACGGCGAGCACGGCACCGCGTTTGCCTACAAGTCGGTGGACACGGAAGTGCTGGGCTGGCTGCTGCAGCGCGTGACCGGCAAGAGCTACGCCACGCTGCTGTCCGAGCGCATCTGGTCCAAGCTGGGAACGCAGGAGGACGCGTATGTGTTTGCCGATGCCAACGGCGGCCAGTCCACCAGCGTGGGCGTGAACGCCACTTTGCGTGACCTGGGCCGTCTGGGCGAGATGCTGCGATCCAACGGCCGCTTCAACGGCCAGCAGATCGTCTCGCCCGCCACCATTGCCGAGCTGCGCAAAGGGGCCGACCCCGCCCAGTTCAGCAAGGCCCCGGGCACGGCCATGCGCGCGGGCTACTCGTACCACAACCAGTGGTGGATACCCCACGATGCCGATGGCACCTTTGAAGCCAAAGGCCTGATGGGCCAGCACATCCACATCAACCCGGCGGCCGAGCTGGTGGTGGTGAAGTTCTCCACACACCCCGTGCCCAACACCGCCTTCACCCACGCGCTGGACCGGCAAGCCTTCGCCGCACTGGCCAAGGCCGTGCGCTGA
- a CDS encoding DUF3800 domain-containing protein → MQKHKNELLFYMDDSGSRDPDRKPDLQNKEPDWFALGGLIVDVTQKAAVEDRIDNFRAKWDQVGEAPLRSYNIRNRNGGFGWLGGLTKEIQNEFYGDLTQLIIESPIVVLACVVHRPGYNARYLAQYGQRRWSLCKTAFNIAVERAAKFALHHEARMRVFVERSDIKTESRMKSYFDDMRSKGLPFNESNSAKYRPLTNVQLKSALLEFGVRTKSSKLMQLADLVLWPACRGGYDTNDRNYKALKDNHKLLDMLCTEENGLQGIKYSCFPTA, encoded by the coding sequence ATGCAGAAGCATAAAAACGAACTGCTCTTTTACATGGATGACTCAGGATCAAGAGATCCTGATCGCAAGCCAGACCTCCAGAATAAAGAGCCAGACTGGTTTGCATTGGGTGGATTGATCGTAGACGTCACACAGAAGGCTGCTGTTGAAGATCGCATCGACAATTTCAGAGCGAAATGGGATCAGGTCGGAGAGGCTCCTCTTAGGTCCTACAACATACGAAATCGGAATGGAGGGTTTGGCTGGCTTGGCGGCCTAACCAAAGAAATTCAAAATGAGTTTTACGGTGATCTCACCCAGCTCATTATTGAAAGTCCAATTGTTGTTCTTGCGTGTGTCGTTCACAGACCTGGCTATAACGCTCGCTACTTGGCGCAGTACGGGCAAAGGCGATGGAGCCTATGCAAAACGGCATTCAACATTGCTGTCGAACGCGCCGCTAAATTCGCACTGCATCACGAAGCACGCATGCGCGTATTTGTAGAGCGCAGTGACATCAAAACTGAATCACGAATGAAAAGTTACTTTGATGACATGCGATCCAAAGGGCTCCCATTCAACGAAAGTAACTCTGCGAAATACAGGCCGCTCACCAATGTTCAGTTGAAATCTGCGCTATTGGAGTTTGGTGTTCGCACCAAATCTTCCAAGCTTATGCAACTTGCTGACCTTGTTCTATGGCCAGCTTGTAGAGGTGGATACGACACAAATGACCGAAACTACAAAGCTCTAAAGGACAATCACAAGCTACTTGACATGCTTTGTACTGAAGAAAACGGTCTACAAGGCATCAAGTACTCTTGTTTCCCGACAGCCTAA
- a CDS encoding cytochrome c biogenesis CcdA family protein has translation MTMATTSPWLAVAAGMLTVGAPCVLPMLPVVLGASVSGADSARRTRPLFIALGFALSFAAVALLFSSFTQVLGVSQEGLRRLAAVMLLVFGVLTVWPRPFQWLSQHAGGVLNRMASLGMGSGGGNWGGLLLGLSLGAVWTPCAGPVLASILTLIATEPPGVGTAVLLLAYSTGAALPMLAIAYGGQAAATHVRRIARHAHRVQQVFGVVVIAIALAMLWEVDGQITVWLTQFYPSGWGGL, from the coding sequence ATGACCATGGCCACCACCTCGCCCTGGCTGGCCGTGGCCGCCGGCATGCTCACGGTGGGAGCGCCCTGCGTGTTGCCCATGCTGCCCGTGGTGCTGGGGGCCTCAGTGAGCGGTGCCGACTCAGCGCGCCGCACACGCCCACTGTTCATTGCCCTGGGCTTTGCGCTGTCGTTCGCGGCCGTGGCACTGCTGTTCAGCAGCTTCACGCAGGTGCTGGGTGTGTCTCAGGAAGGCCTGCGCCGGCTTGCCGCCGTGATGCTGCTGGTGTTTGGCGTGCTCACGGTGTGGCCCCGGCCGTTCCAGTGGCTCAGCCAACATGCGGGCGGCGTGCTCAACCGCATGGCCAGCCTGGGCATGGGCAGCGGGGGCGGCAACTGGGGCGGACTGCTGCTGGGCCTGAGCCTGGGCGCGGTCTGGACACCCTGCGCCGGGCCGGTGCTCGCCTCCATCCTCACCCTCATCGCTACCGAGCCACCGGGGGTGGGCACCGCCGTACTGCTGCTCGCGTATTCCACCGGCGCAGCACTGCCCATGCTGGCCATTGCCTATGGCGGCCAGGCTGCTGCCACCCATGTGCGCCGCATTGCACGCCACGCACACCGCGTGCAGCAGGTGTTTGGCGTGGTGGTCATTGCCATCGCGCTGGCCATGCTGTGGGAGGTGGATGGGCAAATCACCGTCTGGCTTACGCAGTTTTATCCCTCGGGCTGGGGCGGCCTGTAA
- a CDS encoding DUF2147 domain-containing protein encodes MKPFIAVTALLTLGLAQAASAQEAAAAPPAAVAPAPGATHPKAPLGRWITESGNLEVNIAPCNPAGGNALCGKVVRVLANRSMSAPGADMAAADARPALGMTLLSGLRPAEGGSSEYQGEIYNRENAKTYRVNLTPAEPEQLLVHAYVGIPLFGKTQVWRRPAAEQGSGQ; translated from the coding sequence ATGAAACCATTCATCGCCGTGACCGCGCTGCTGACCCTGGGCCTGGCGCAGGCAGCCAGCGCGCAAGAGGCTGCGGCAGCGCCGCCAGCCGCTGTGGCGCCTGCACCGGGTGCAACCCATCCTAAAGCCCCCTTGGGCCGCTGGATCACCGAGAGCGGCAATCTGGAAGTGAACATCGCCCCCTGCAACCCCGCCGGTGGCAACGCCCTGTGCGGCAAGGTGGTGCGGGTGCTGGCCAACCGCTCCATGAGCGCGCCGGGCGCTGACATGGCGGCGGCCGACGCGCGGCCTGCACTGGGCATGACGCTGCTGTCGGGCCTGCGCCCGGCGGAGGGCGGCAGCAGCGAGTACCAGGGCGAAATCTACAACCGCGAGAACGCCAAGACCTACCGCGTCAACCTGACGCCAGCCGAGCCGGAGCAACTGCTGGTGCACGCGTACGTGGGCATTCCGCTGTTCGGCAAGACCCAGGTGTGGCGCCGCCCAGCGGCCGAGCAGGGGAGCGGGCAATGA
- a CDS encoding HAMP domain-containing sensor histidine kinase, with protein sequence MTLRWWPRSLFGRILLVMALGLALAHALTFVLAFTERSMTMRRAMVSYFASDVASSVAMLERLPAAERAQWVDRLARRNYRFALVEPLDAPADPSQLARLVASAMAATLPADRAVQVIDPHVPGTELRLQLRLADGTPLAVDMDEPRLQISPWVLGALALQLALLVGLCAWAVRAATRPLSTLADAADALGADRPTVPLAEDGPREVVRAAVAFNHMQQRIQAHLQERMQILAAVSHDLQTPITRLRLRADLLDDTTLRDKLHADLAEMQSLVEEGIAYARSSQAVREPPQRVDLRALVESIARDYADAGLPVQVLQAVDVTCDTRPQALRRLLCNLVDNALKFAGAAELTLEAERPGQCLVRVTDHGPGIPPADLAAVLQPYVRLEDSRNRGTGGTGLGLAIANELAQALGGRLVLGPRADGAQGLEARVELPGTPLLQ encoded by the coding sequence ATGACGCTGCGCTGGTGGCCGCGCTCTTTGTTCGGGCGCATCCTGCTGGTGATGGCACTGGGCCTGGCGCTGGCACATGCGCTGACGTTTGTGCTCGCGTTCACCGAGCGCAGCATGACCATGCGGCGGGCCATGGTGTCGTATTTCGCCAGTGACGTAGCCAGCTCGGTCGCCATGCTGGAGCGCCTGCCCGCTGCCGAGCGCGCACAGTGGGTGGACCGGCTGGCGCGCCGCAACTACCGCTTTGCGCTGGTCGAACCGCTGGACGCCCCCGCAGACCCGTCCCAGCTCGCACGCCTGGTCGCCAGCGCTATGGCAGCCACACTGCCTGCCGACCGGGCCGTGCAGGTGATCGACCCCCATGTGCCGGGCACCGAGCTGCGGCTGCAGCTGCGCCTGGCCGACGGTACGCCCCTGGCCGTGGACATGGACGAGCCCCGGCTGCAGATATCGCCCTGGGTGCTGGGCGCGCTGGCACTGCAGCTGGCGCTGCTGGTGGGCCTGTGCGCGTGGGCCGTGCGTGCAGCCACGCGGCCCCTGAGCACGCTGGCCGATGCGGCCGATGCGCTGGGCGCCGACCGCCCCACCGTGCCGCTGGCTGAAGACGGCCCGCGCGAAGTGGTGCGCGCCGCCGTTGCCTTCAACCACATGCAGCAGCGCATCCAGGCGCATCTTCAGGAACGCATGCAGATCCTGGCCGCCGTCTCGCACGACCTGCAAACACCCATCACCCGGCTGCGCCTGCGCGCGGATCTGCTGGACGACACCACGCTGCGCGACAAGCTGCACGCCGACTTGGCCGAAATGCAGTCGCTGGTGGAAGAGGGCATTGCCTACGCGCGCTCATCGCAGGCCGTGCGCGAGCCCCCGCAGCGCGTGGACCTGCGCGCTCTGGTGGAGAGCATTGCGCGCGACTACGCCGATGCCGGCCTGCCGGTACAAGTGCTGCAGGCAGTGGATGTGACCTGCGACACCCGCCCCCAGGCCCTGCGCCGCCTGCTGTGCAACCTGGTGGACAACGCGCTCAAGTTTGCAGGCGCCGCTGAGCTGACGCTGGAGGCAGAGAGGCCAGGCCAGTGCCTGGTGCGCGTCACCGATCATGGGCCTGGCATCCCCCCGGCGGACCTGGCCGCCGTGCTGCAGCCCTATGTGCGGCTGGAGGATTCGCGCAACCGGGGCACGGGCGGCACCGGCCTGGGCCTGGCCATTGCGAACGAACTGGCCCAGGCACTGGGCGGCCGCCTAGTGCTGGGGCCCCGAGCGGACGGCGCGCAGGGGCTGGAAGCGCGCG
- the gyrB gene encoding DNA topoisomerase (ATP-hydrolyzing) subunit B has translation MTVDNNIPSEPESSGVSGHVEPTVNKIDTNQAGASESYGEGAITILEGLEAVRKRPGMYIGDTSDGTGLHHLVFEVVDNSIDEALAGHCDDIVVTIHTDNSISVTDNGRGIPTGVKMDDKHEPKRSAAEIALTELHAGGKFNQNSYKVSGGLHGVGVSCVNALSKWLRLTVRREGKVHQIEFARGFVQDRLLATVDGFEVSPMKVTGETEKRGTEVHFLPDTEIFKENNDFHYEILAKRLRELSFLNNGVRIRLKDERSGKEDDFSGAGGVRGFVEFINKGKTVLHPTSFYAAGERPAETYGGIPGTHIGVEVAMQWNSAYTEQVLCFTNNIPQRDGGTHLTGLRAAMTRVINKYIEENELAKKAKVEVTGDDMREGLCCVLSVKVPEPKFSSQTKDKLVSSEVRAPVEDIVGKLLTDYLQEKPNDAKIICGKIVEAAKAREAARKAREMTRRKGVLDGMGLPGKLADCQEKDPALCEIYIVEGDSAGGSAKQGRDRKFQAILPLRGKILNVEKARYEKLLTSNEILTLITALGTGIGKAGGTTGGDDFDVAKLRYHRIIIMTDADVDGAHIRTLLLTFFYRQMPELVERGHIYIAQPPLYKVKAGKEELYLKDAPALDGFLLRIALNHASVTTGGANPQTLTGETLAELARKHQIAESVIARLGNFMDAEALRAIADGVSLKLDSVQDAEASAVALQAKLRELNTTGAPAEVAGEFDARTDKPLLRISRRHHGNIKSSVITQDFVHGADYAALAEAAETFRGLLAEGAKAMRGEGDKQKEEKVGDFRQAMKWLIAEAERTTSRQRYKGLGEMNPEQLWETTMDPNVRRLLRVQIDDAIEADRVFTMLMGDEVEPRRDFIETNALRAGNIDV, from the coding sequence ATGACCGTTGACAACAACATTCCCTCCGAGCCCGAATCCTCCGGCGTCTCCGGCCATGTGGAGCCCACCGTCAACAAGATCGACACCAACCAGGCCGGCGCCAGCGAAAGCTATGGCGAAGGCGCCATCACCATCCTTGAAGGCCTGGAGGCCGTGCGCAAGCGGCCCGGCATGTACATCGGCGACACGAGTGACGGCACCGGCCTGCACCACCTGGTGTTCGAGGTGGTGGACAACTCCATCGACGAAGCCCTGGCCGGCCACTGCGACGACATCGTCGTCACCATCCACACCGACAACTCCATCAGCGTGACCGACAACGGCCGTGGCATCCCCACCGGCGTGAAGATGGACGACAAGCACGAGCCCAAGCGCTCGGCGGCAGAAATTGCCCTGACCGAACTGCACGCAGGCGGCAAGTTCAACCAGAACAGCTACAAAGTCTCCGGCGGCCTGCACGGCGTGGGAGTGAGCTGCGTGAACGCATTGAGCAAATGGCTGCGCCTGACTGTGCGCCGCGAAGGCAAGGTGCACCAGATCGAATTTGCGCGCGGCTTTGTGCAAGACCGCTTGCTGGCCACCGTGGACGGCTTTGAAGTCAGCCCTATGAAGGTGACCGGCGAGACCGAAAAGCGCGGCACCGAAGTGCACTTTTTGCCCGACACCGAGATCTTCAAAGAGAACAACGACTTCCACTACGAGATCCTGGCCAAGCGCCTGCGCGAACTCTCGTTCCTGAACAACGGCGTGCGCATTCGCCTCAAGGACGAGCGCAGCGGCAAGGAAGACGACTTCTCCGGCGCCGGCGGCGTGCGCGGCTTTGTCGAGTTCATCAACAAGGGCAAGACCGTTCTGCACCCCACCTCGTTCTACGCCGCAGGCGAGCGCCCAGCCGAGACGTACGGTGGCATCCCCGGCACGCACATCGGCGTGGAAGTGGCCATGCAGTGGAACAGCGCCTACACCGAGCAAGTGCTGTGCTTCACCAACAACATTCCCCAGCGTGACGGCGGCACCCATCTCACCGGCCTGCGCGCCGCGATGACCCGCGTCATCAACAAGTACATCGAAGAGAACGAGCTGGCCAAGAAGGCCAAGGTTGAAGTCACTGGCGATGACATGCGCGAAGGCCTGTGCTGCGTGCTCAGCGTGAAGGTGCCCGAGCCCAAGTTCAGCAGCCAGACCAAGGACAAGCTGGTGTCGAGCGAAGTGCGCGCACCGGTCGAAGACATCGTGGGCAAGCTGCTGACGGACTACCTGCAAGAAAAGCCCAACGACGCCAAGATCATCTGCGGCAAGATCGTCGAGGCCGCCAAGGCCCGCGAAGCCGCCCGCAAGGCCCGCGAAATGACCCGCCGCAAGGGCGTGCTCGACGGCATGGGCCTGCCCGGCAAACTGGCCGACTGCCAAGAAAAAGACCCCGCCCTGTGCGAGATATACATCGTCGAGGGTGACTCCGCCGGCGGCTCTGCCAAGCAAGGCCGCGACCGCAAATTCCAGGCCATCCTGCCCCTGCGCGGCAAGATCCTGAACGTGGAAAAAGCCCGCTACGAAAAGCTGCTGACCAGCAACGAAATCCTCACGCTGATCACCGCCCTGGGCACCGGCATCGGCAAGGCCGGTGGCACGACGGGCGGCGACGACTTTGATGTGGCCAAGCTGCGCTACCACCGCATCATCATCATGACCGACGCCGACGTGGACGGCGCCCACATCCGCACCCTGCTGCTCACCTTCTTCTACCGCCAGATGCCCGAGCTGGTCGAGCGCGGCCACATCTACATCGCACAGCCACCGCTGTACAAGGTCAAGGCCGGCAAGGAAGAGCTGTACCTCAAGGACGCCCCCGCGCTCGACGGCTTCTTGCTGCGCATTGCGCTGAACCACGCCAGCGTGACCACCGGTGGCGCCAACCCGCAAACCCTGACGGGCGAAACCCTGGCCGAGCTGGCGCGCAAACACCAGATCGCTGAAAGCGTCATCGCCCGCCTAGGCAACTTCATGGACGCCGAAGCCCTGCGCGCGATTGCCGACGGTGTGAGCCTCAAGCTCGACTCCGTGCAAGATGCCGAAGCCAGCGCCGTGGCCCTGCAAGCCAAGCTGCGCGAACTGAACACCACCGGCGCACCCGCCGAAGTGGCCGGCGAATTCGACGCCCGCACCGACAAGCCCCTGCTGCGCATCAGCCGCCGCCACCACGGCAACATCAAAAGCAGCGTCATCACGCAAGACTTCGTGCACGGCGCCGACTACGCCGCCCTGGCCGAAGCCGCCGAAACCTTCCGCGGCCTGCTGGCCGAAGGCGCCAAGGCGATGCGCGGCGAAGGCGACAAGCAGAAGGAAGAAAAGGTCGGCGACTTCCGCCAGGCCATGAAGTGGCTGATTGCCGAAGCCGAACGCACCACCAGCCGCCAGCGCTACAAGGGCCTGGGCGAAATGAACCCCGAGCAGCTGTGGGAAACGACGATGGACCCCAATGTGCGCCGCCTGTTGCGCGTGCAGATCGACGATGCGATCGAAGCGGACCGCGTGTTTACGATGCTGATGGGGGATGAGGTGGAGCCGCGCCGGGACTTCATTGAGACGAATGCGCTGCGGGCGGGGAATATTGACGTTTGA
- a CDS encoding AMP-binding protein, which yields MSPQPWLASYGAIPAHIDPDSHPSIVHLLCAAMQRYAHRPAFTCLGQTLTYAHVDQQSRAFAAYLQNVLRVRKGDRIAVMCPNLMAFPIAMLGIARAGCVQVNVNPLYTPRELEYQLRDAGARVMVIYAGSTATLAAIQDRVELHSIITVAPGDGTAADLAGPPVDARLHTTTSFARALAEGATLPFAPPVLEVGDLLFLQYTGGTTGLSKGAMLTHRNLVANVEQFKAFVPDALRPAQEVVVTAIPLYHIFALMVNLISYFAVGARNWLVPNPRDLDGLIDVLNAARPSVFMGVNTLYAGLAAHPGTQGVYFSNLRLAGGGGAAILPSVSARWQASTGQFIREGYGLSETSPVVAFNLASVTTFSGSTGLPLPSTDVRLLDDEGHPVPLGQPGEVCVKGPQVMGGYWQQPEANAAAFTPDGYFRTGDIGQLDERGFLKIVDRKKDMVIVSGFNVFPNEVEAVATACPGVLECACIGVPDEKTGEALRLYVVRAAGTAPPVDADQIAAHCRAALTPYKVPRQIVFVEALPKSSVGKILRRELRDMA from the coding sequence ATGTCCCCCCAACCCTGGCTGGCCAGCTATGGCGCCATCCCTGCCCACATTGATCCCGACAGCCATCCCAGCATCGTGCACCTGCTGTGTGCCGCCATGCAGCGGTACGCGCATCGGCCCGCATTCACCTGCCTGGGCCAGACGCTGACCTACGCACATGTGGACCAGCAATCCCGCGCGTTTGCGGCCTACCTGCAGAACGTGCTGCGCGTGCGCAAGGGCGACCGCATCGCCGTGATGTGCCCGAACCTGATGGCGTTTCCCATCGCCATGCTGGGCATTGCGCGCGCAGGCTGTGTGCAGGTCAACGTGAATCCGCTCTACACCCCGCGCGAGCTGGAGTACCAGCTACGGGACGCAGGGGCGCGGGTGATGGTGATCTATGCCGGGTCTACCGCCACCCTGGCCGCCATCCAGGACCGGGTGGAACTGCACAGCATCATCACCGTGGCACCCGGCGACGGCACTGCGGCCGACCTGGCAGGCCCGCCGGTCGATGCCCGCCTGCACACCACCACCTCGTTCGCGCGCGCCCTGGCCGAAGGCGCCACCCTGCCCTTTGCACCACCCGTGCTGGAGGTGGGCGACTTGCTGTTCCTGCAGTACACCGGGGGCACCACGGGCCTGTCCAAGGGCGCCATGCTCACGCACCGCAACCTGGTGGCCAACGTGGAGCAGTTCAAGGCCTTCGTGCCCGATGCCCTGCGCCCCGCACAGGAGGTCGTCGTCACGGCCATTCCGCTGTATCACATCTTCGCGCTCATGGTGAACCTGATCAGCTACTTTGCGGTGGGTGCGCGCAACTGGCTGGTGCCCAACCCGCGTGACCTGGACGGGTTGATCGACGTGCTGAACGCCGCGCGCCCCAGCGTGTTCATGGGGGTCAACACGCTGTACGCCGGGCTGGCGGCGCACCCCGGCACGCAGGGCGTGTACTTCTCCAACCTGCGGCTGGCGGGCGGCGGCGGCGCTGCCATCCTCCCCTCGGTATCCGCCCGCTGGCAGGCCAGCACCGGCCAGTTCATCCGCGAAGGCTACGGCCTGAGCGAGACCAGCCCCGTGGTGGCCTTCAACCTCGCATCGGTCACTACGTTCAGCGGCAGCACCGGCCTGCCCCTGCCCTCCACTGACGTGCGGTTGCTGGATGACGAGGGCCACCCCGTGCCCCTGGGCCAGCCTGGCGAGGTCTGCGTGAAAGGCCCCCAGGTCATGGGCGGCTACTGGCAGCAGCCCGAGGCCAACGCAGCCGCCTTCACCCCCGACGGCTACTTCCGCACCGGCGACATCGGCCAGCTGGACGAGCGCGGCTTCCTCAAGATCGTGGACCGCAAGAAGGACATGGTCATCGTGTCAGGCTTCAACGTCTTTCCCAACGAAGTCGAGGCCGTGGCCACCGCCTGCCCCGGCGTGCTGGAATGCGCCTGCATTGGCGTGCCGGACGAGAAAACGGGCGAGGCGCTGCGGCTGTATGTGGTGCGCGCGGCGGGCACTGCGCCACCGGTGGATGCAGACCAGATCGCAGCCCATTGCCGCGCCGCACTCACCCCCTACAAGGTGCCCCGGCAGATCGTGTTTGTGGAGGCCCTGCCCAAGTCCAGCGTAGGCAAGATCCTGCGCCGCGAATTGCGCGACATGGCGTGA
- a CDS encoding thioredoxin family protein, which translates to MTLHPSSPRFSERRAFLASMAAALAAPGLAYAAGPSSPASPAAALPDLGAAPEFTGIERWLNSEPLSLAQLRGRVVLVDFWTYACINCIRTLPHVNRWAEQYTPQGLTVVGVHTPEFPFERPTANVEAAMRRHGVKHPVAQDNRYGTWKAYSNQYWPATYLIDAQGRIRYKHFGEGEYERTEGVIRTLLAAPG; encoded by the coding sequence ATGACATTGCACCCCTCTTCCCCGCGCTTTTCCGAGCGTCGTGCCTTTTTGGCGTCGATGGCCGCTGCACTGGCGGCCCCCGGCTTGGCGTATGCAGCGGGCCCCTCCAGCCCCGCCAGTCCCGCCGCCGCGTTGCCCGACCTGGGCGCTGCGCCCGAGTTCACCGGCATCGAGCGCTGGCTCAACTCCGAACCGCTGAGCCTGGCGCAGTTGCGCGGCCGCGTGGTGCTGGTGGACTTCTGGACGTACGCATGCATCAACTGCATCCGCACCCTGCCCCATGTGAACCGCTGGGCCGAGCAATACACGCCCCAGGGGCTCACCGTGGTGGGCGTGCACACGCCAGAGTTTCCGTTCGAGCGCCCGACCGCCAACGTGGAAGCCGCCATGCGCCGCCATGGCGTGAAGCACCCGGTGGCACAGGATAACCGCTACGGCACGTGGAAGGCCTACAGCAACCAGTACTGGCCCGCCACCTACCTCATCGATGCGCAAGGCCGCATTCGCTACAAGCACTTTGGCGAAGGCGAATACGAGCGCACCGAAGGCGTGATCCGCACGCTGCTGGCCGCGCCGGGCTGA
- a CDS encoding response regulator → MTTHPPDHILIVDDDAGIRELAAEYLQRQGLQVSVAADGRQMREVLATQRIDLLVLDLMLPGTDGITLCRELRSPGAPPLPIIMLTARSDEADRILGLELGADDYLTKPFAARELLARIHAVLRRTRMLPPNLAVAEPARHLAFGDWRLDTTARHMLDATGAVVALSGAEYRLLRVLLDHPQRILTRDQLLQLTQGRDADVFDRSIDLLVSRVRQRLGDGARGSRYIKTVRNEGYVFCADVQAAAAPAGAAP, encoded by the coding sequence ATGACGACGCACCCGCCCGACCACATCCTGATCGTCGATGACGACGCCGGCATCCGCGAGCTGGCCGCCGAATACCTGCAGCGCCAGGGCCTGCAGGTGAGCGTGGCCGCCGACGGGCGGCAGATGCGCGAGGTGCTGGCCACCCAGCGCATCGACCTGCTGGTGCTGGATCTGATGCTGCCGGGTACCGACGGCATCACCCTGTGCCGTGAGCTGCGCAGCCCCGGCGCGCCGCCGCTGCCCATCATCATGCTCACCGCGCGCAGCGACGAGGCGGACCGCATCCTGGGCCTGGAGTTGGGTGCAGACGACTACCTGACCAAACCCTTTGCCGCGCGCGAGCTGCTGGCGCGCATCCACGCCGTGCTAAGGCGCACGCGCATGCTGCCGCCCAACCTGGCCGTGGCAGAGCCCGCGCGCCACCTTGCGTTTGGCGACTGGCGGCTGGACACCACGGCACGCCATATGCTCGATGCCACGGGCGCGGTGGTAGCGCTGTCGGGCGCCGAGTACCGGCTGCTGCGCGTGCTGCTGGACCACCCGCAGCGCATCCTCACGCGCGACCAACTGCTGCAGCTCACGCAGGGGCGCGATGCCGATGTGTTCGACCGCTCCATCGACCTGCTGGTGAGCCGCGTCCGCCAGCGGTTGGGCGATGGCGCACGCGGCTCGCGCTACATCAAGACCGTGCGCAACGAGGGCTATGTGTTCTGCGCCGATGTGCAAGCTGCGGCAGCACCCGCAGGAGCCGCGCCATGA
- a CDS encoding YkgJ family cysteine cluster protein produces the protein MRSPIAIVDVDRLDTWTRYRAGLCDTCAANCCTMPLEVQLSDLVRLELVDPFEAEHEEIRHIAKRLQKARLIDHFNHKNAIFTMARRASGDCNFLDPKTRLCTVYDKRPETCRLHPQKKSPKPGYCAYGARDLQRRG, from the coding sequence ATGCGCTCCCCCATCGCCATCGTTGACGTAGACCGCCTGGACACCTGGACCCGCTACCGCGCAGGCCTGTGCGACACCTGCGCGGCCAACTGCTGCACGATGCCGCTGGAAGTGCAGCTGTCGGACCTGGTGCGGCTGGAACTGGTGGACCCGTTCGAGGCCGAGCATGAAGAAATCCGCCACATTGCCAAGCGGCTGCAAAAGGCGCGGCTGATCGACCACTTCAACCACAAGAACGCGATCTTCACGATGGCGCGGCGGGCGAGTGGAGACTGCAACTTTCTCGACCCCAAGACGCGGCTGTGCACGGTGTATGACAAGCGGCCCGAGACTTGCCGCCTGCACCCGCAGAAGAAGAGTCCCAAGCCGGGTTACTGCGCTTACGGGGCGCGGGATCTGCAGCGGCGGGGCTGA